One window of the Actinomyces wuliandei genome contains the following:
- a CDS encoding DUF3107 domain-containing protein produces MQVTIGIKHSSRELSLETSASHDEVLEAVAKATTEPVTLADDRGRKVFVPAGSLAYVELGESEPRRVGFGI; encoded by the coding sequence ATGCAGGTCACCATCGGTATCAAGCACTCCAGCCGCGAGCTCTCCCTGGAGACCTCCGCCTCCCACGACGAGGTGCTGGAGGCGGTGGCCAAGGCCACCACCGAGCCCGTGACCCTGGCCGACGACCGCGGCCGCAAGGTCTTCGTCCCCGCAGGCTCCCTGGCCTACGTCGAGCTCGGGGAGTCCGAGCCCCGCCGCGTCGGCTTCGGCATCTGA
- a CDS encoding lasso RiPP family leader peptide-containing protein: MTVKSNYVAPRVVEIGRFRRVTNGVWFGRWRDIYGGRAFIRVEVG, translated from the coding sequence ATGACGGTCAAGAGCAACTACGTGGCCCCACGTGTTGTTGAGATCGGCCGGTTCCGGAGAGTCACCAACGGTGTCTGGTTCGGCAGGTGGCGCGATATCTACGGTGGTCGCGCATTCATCCGTGTCGAGGTCGGTTAA
- a CDS encoding ABC transporter ATP-binding protein, which yields MITIEALTKRYHSKLAVDDVTFKAIPGRVTGLLGPNSAGKSTTMRLILGLEEPNSGKALVNGKAYRSLGSPLRVVGAQFDGSGSHRGRTARAHLNWVSLSNGIPLSRVSDVLELVGLSGVSRRRVGSFSPGMEQRIGIATAMLGDLEILVLDEPMNGLDAEGIRWVRGLVRGLAEQGRTVLVSSHLMGEVEAIADDLVVLAQGRVVRQGAVSDLVKGYASLEEAYFKWTDGRNDYAATVRQDSI from the coding sequence GTGATAACTATAGAGGCACTCACCAAGCGCTACCACAGCAAGCTTGCCGTAGATGACGTTACTTTCAAGGCTATTCCTGGAAGAGTTACAGGTCTGCTCGGACCAAACAGCGCAGGTAAATCTACAACTATGAGGTTGATACTTGGTCTTGAAGAACCGAATTCTGGGAAGGCGCTAGTTAACGGGAAGGCTTACCGGTCGCTGGGTAGTCCATTACGAGTGGTTGGAGCTCAGTTTGATGGATCCGGATCTCATAGAGGCCGAACCGCCAGGGCCCACTTGAATTGGGTCTCCCTGTCTAATGGTATCCCTCTGTCCCGTGTGTCAGATGTCCTTGAACTTGTGGGACTCTCCGGTGTTTCACGTAGGCGTGTTGGATCATTTTCTCCAGGGATGGAGCAGCGTATTGGTATTGCTACCGCCATGCTGGGTGATCTTGAGATACTTGTTCTTGACGAACCTATGAACGGACTGGATGCGGAAGGAATCAGGTGGGTTCGTGGGCTTGTGAGAGGACTAGCGGAGCAAGGTAGGACAGTACTTGTGTCAAGTCATTTGATGGGGGAAGTTGAAGCAATAGCGGATGATCTTGTGGTATTAGCACAAGGAAGAGTTGTCCGCCAAGGAGCCGTGAGTGATCTGGTCAAGGGATATGCCAGTCTCGAAGAAGCGTACTTTAAATGGACGGATGGAAGAAACGACTATGCTGCAACTGTGAGACAGGATAGCATATAA
- a CDS encoding ABC transporter ATP-binding protein: MVHIRRRAELNVLFGHVISQRTTVSVVVVMSMVSAGLSLAQPILVRELIGRVSNSSPLGILPFCLGIMVVIGGVVGGVLQYLIQRTAETAIRMSRYRVIDHILRLPAPQIDRRRVGDLVSRVSNDTTTIRNMLSQGLVESIAGLFTLAGAIVAMVLIDLPLFAAAAAGAAVCAIIVVIAATRRIEMASIDLQNALGRLTASMDRAVRAIRTIRAANATRREASRVKGEVDNVWRVGLRVARTTALVAPVSSVAMHVSLLVVLGLGGLRVAAGVLAVADLVSFIMFLFLLIMPLGQLFGTIVAVGEALGGAAKIAEIIGIQREDIAGNTGSGGGARFYRCYCRV, encoded by the coding sequence ATGGTTCACATACGTCGTCGTGCCGAGCTCAACGTTCTGTTTGGTCACGTTATTTCGCAGCGAACTACGGTTTCTGTTGTTGTCGTTATGAGTATGGTAAGTGCTGGACTATCACTTGCTCAGCCTATTCTTGTACGGGAGCTTATAGGGCGTGTCAGCAACTCTAGCCCGCTGGGCATACTTCCTTTCTGCCTCGGAATCATGGTCGTGATTGGTGGAGTTGTCGGTGGCGTGTTACAGTATTTGATTCAGCGCACCGCAGAGACTGCCATTCGTATGTCAAGATATCGTGTCATCGACCATATTCTTCGTCTTCCGGCTCCCCAGATTGACAGAAGGCGTGTGGGTGATCTTGTTTCCCGGGTAAGTAATGACACAACTACTATCAGAAACATGCTGAGCCAGGGGCTCGTTGAGTCGATAGCAGGTCTATTCACTCTCGCTGGAGCGATCGTTGCCATGGTTCTTATTGACTTGCCCCTATTTGCTGCTGCTGCTGCGGGAGCGGCGGTCTGTGCCATTATCGTAGTCATTGCTGCTACTCGGCGTATAGAAATGGCAAGTATTGATCTACAAAATGCACTTGGTCGTCTTACGGCGTCTATGGATCGTGCAGTGCGGGCTATCCGGACCATCCGTGCGGCTAACGCTACTCGGCGGGAGGCTAGTAGAGTAAAGGGGGAAGTTGACAATGTATGGAGGGTCGGTCTCAGGGTTGCGCGCACCACGGCTTTGGTCGCACCTGTTTCTTCTGTCGCAATGCACGTATCCCTTCTTGTTGTCCTAGGTCTTGGTGGGTTACGGGTCGCGGCTGGTGTACTGGCGGTTGCTGATCTAGTTTCCTTTATTATGTTCTTGTTTCTTCTTATCATGCCTCTTGGACAACTATTTGGTACGATCGTGGCTGTAGGAGAGGCTCTTGGCGGAGCTGCTAAGATAGCCGAAATTATCGGCATTCAGCGGGAGGATATTGCCGGGAATACTGGTTCGGGGGGAGGTGCACGTTTCTACCGATGTTATTGTCGAGTTTGA
- a CDS encoding response regulator, with protein sequence MTSCSVLIADDDPSVRSLLKVLLDSEQGIKVAGTARNGDEAVKESHRLRPDVVLMDVQMPVTDGPEAARALCSDADGPRVIMLTMFDLDSYVYEALRAGASGFLLKNSPPAAVVAAVRTAQEGTPMLSPQITRRLVAQLAPVRPAGPSSP encoded by the coding sequence ATGACATCATGCAGCGTCCTGATAGCCGATGACGACCCTTCCGTCCGCTCCCTGCTCAAGGTCCTGCTGGACAGCGAGCAAGGCATCAAGGTGGCGGGAACGGCGCGCAACGGGGACGAGGCCGTCAAGGAGTCCCACAGGCTAAGGCCAGATGTGGTCCTGATGGATGTACAGATGCCCGTGACGGACGGTCCTGAAGCCGCTCGCGCCCTGTGCTCAGATGCTGACGGGCCCAGAGTTATCATGCTGACGATGTTTGACCTCGACAGCTACGTCTACGAGGCGCTCCGCGCAGGAGCCTCAGGATTCCTCCTCAAGAACAGCCCTCCAGCGGCGGTAGTTGCCGCAGTGCGCACCGCACAAGAAGGAACACCAATGCTGTCCCCACAGATCACAAGGCGTCTCGTAGCACAACTCGCTCCGGTGCGCCCAGCAGGCCCGTCCAGTCCCTGA
- a CDS encoding ATP-binding cassette domain-containing protein — protein MHVSTDVIVEFDNVSFSYSVNSEIPGEGRSCTLNDLSFCVRRGQKVAIVGPSGAGKTTILNLIARFYDPECGTIF, from the coding sequence GTGCACGTTTCTACCGATGTTATTGTCGAGTTTGACAACGTATCCTTTTCCTATAGTGTCAATTCTGAGATTCCTGGAGAAGGGCGATCTTGTACTTTGAACGATTTGTCTTTTTGCGTGCGGCGTGGGCAGAAAGTAGCTATTGTTGGCCCGTCGGGTGCGGGCAAAACTACTATACTGAATCTCATTGCTCGGTTTTATGACCCAGAATGTGGTACAATTTTTTGA
- a CDS encoding Gfo/Idh/MocA family protein, with protein sequence MVPSSAPDLPAADPRQVPVRFGVVGAGFIARWFAEAVAQEPGAQIVAVTSARAERAAAFAREHGVGSSYASLAQMLRAHGPGSEQPVDVVYVGSPNAFHAEHTITALEAGFHVLVEKPFALTVAQAQAMAQAAREADRFLMEAWLSAHEPGVARLRETLPRMGRLRRAVLVKEQRSSRLDAYRAGENPPAFDPAAGGGSLMDLAVYPVSLAIHLFGTPDRVTATGHLLDSGADSHGTVVLTYDHGESSGLEVVCTHSKTSPAGADSFIASEQDVLVMDDCQWPQRIELRGPAASSSLNGLTGDNGRGTARHGGRGTGTQAAFQDLSVQRHGPALGYELAEVCRLVRSGARGSGLHPVYASITAVDVLAQARAQVRVRFPADDPDQSG encoded by the coding sequence ATGGTTCCCTCCTCAGCCCCAGACCTCCCGGCAGCCGACCCGCGCCAGGTCCCGGTGCGCTTCGGCGTCGTCGGTGCCGGATTCATCGCCCGGTGGTTCGCCGAGGCAGTCGCCCAGGAGCCCGGCGCACAGATCGTCGCGGTGACCTCCGCCCGGGCCGAGCGCGCTGCCGCCTTCGCCAGGGAGCACGGCGTGGGCTCCTCCTACGCCAGCCTGGCACAGATGCTCCGGGCACACGGGCCCGGCAGCGAGCAGCCGGTGGACGTGGTCTACGTGGGCTCCCCCAACGCCTTCCACGCCGAGCACACGATCACCGCCCTGGAGGCGGGGTTCCACGTCCTGGTGGAGAAGCCCTTCGCCCTGACCGTCGCCCAGGCCCAGGCAATGGCTCAGGCGGCTCGGGAGGCGGACCGCTTCCTCATGGAGGCCTGGCTGTCCGCCCACGAGCCGGGCGTGGCCAGGCTGCGCGAGACCCTGCCCCGCATGGGGCGGCTGCGCCGCGCGGTGCTGGTCAAGGAGCAGCGCTCCTCCCGGCTGGACGCCTACCGGGCCGGGGAGAACCCGCCCGCCTTCGACCCGGCGGCAGGCGGAGGCTCCCTCATGGACCTGGCGGTCTACCCCGTCAGCCTGGCCATCCACCTGTTCGGCACGCCGGACCGGGTCACCGCCACCGGCCACCTCCTGGACTCCGGCGCCGACTCCCACGGCACGGTGGTCCTCACCTACGACCACGGCGAGAGCAGCGGCCTGGAGGTTGTGTGCACCCACTCCAAGACCTCACCGGCCGGGGCCGACTCCTTCATCGCCTCCGAGCAGGACGTGCTGGTCATGGACGACTGCCAGTGGCCCCAGCGCATCGAGCTGCGTGGACCAGCGGCCAGCAGCTCCCTCAACGGCCTCACCGGGGACAACGGCAGGGGCACGGCCAGGCACGGTGGCAGGGGCACCGGTACCCAGGCAGCCTTCCAGGACCTGTCCGTGCAGCGCCACGGCCCGGCGCTGGGCTACGAGCTGGCTGAGGTCTGCCGACTGGTGCGCTCCGGCGCGAGAGGCTCCGGCCTGCACCCCGTCTACGCCTCCATCACCGCTGTGGACGTCCTGGCCCAGGCCCGCGCCCAGGTCAGGGTGCGGTTCCCCGCCGACGACCCGGACCAGTCCGGCTAG
- a CDS encoding PHP domain-containing protein produces MRIDPHTHSTCSDGTDTPERLMEAAAAAGLDVVGLTDHDTTAGWERAARAVARTGVVLLRGTEVSCASEGVTLHLLAYLHREDDPTLSAALRRSRQSRGLRARRMVELLGEDYPVTWQDVLEQCGEDTVVGRPHIADALVACGAFSDRSAVFAGPLATGSPYYVPHWALDAVEACQVVRAAGGVPVVAHPRAASRQRRLVPDQTFAAMAEAGLAALEVDHRDHGPGQREEARALARRLGLGTSGASDYHGTGKPNRLGENLMPPELLERVVDEGALPLVRP; encoded by the coding sequence GTGCGCATCGACCCCCACACCCACTCGACCTGCTCCGACGGGACCGACACGCCGGAGCGGCTCATGGAGGCCGCTGCTGCGGCCGGCCTGGACGTCGTCGGCCTTACCGACCACGACACCACCGCCGGGTGGGAGCGGGCGGCGCGGGCCGTGGCCCGCACGGGCGTGGTGCTGCTGCGGGGCACGGAGGTCTCCTGCGCCAGTGAGGGGGTGACCCTCCACCTGCTGGCCTACCTCCACCGTGAGGACGACCCGACCCTGTCCGCCGCTTTGCGGCGCTCCCGCCAGTCGCGGGGGCTGCGCGCCCGGAGGATGGTCGAGCTCCTGGGCGAGGACTACCCCGTGACCTGGCAGGACGTGCTGGAGCAGTGCGGTGAGGACACCGTCGTGGGGCGCCCCCACATCGCTGACGCGCTCGTGGCCTGCGGGGCCTTTTCTGACCGGTCCGCCGTCTTTGCCGGACCGCTGGCCACCGGCTCGCCCTACTACGTGCCGCACTGGGCGCTGGACGCCGTCGAGGCCTGCCAGGTGGTCCGGGCAGCCGGGGGCGTGCCGGTGGTGGCGCATCCTCGCGCTGCCTCCCGGCAGCGTCGTCTAGTCCCCGACCAGACCTTCGCGGCGATGGCGGAGGCGGGCCTGGCCGCCCTGGAGGTGGACCACCGCGACCACGGCCCCGGGCAGCGGGAGGAGGCCCGCGCCCTTGCTCGGCGCCTGGGGCTGGGCACCAGTGGCGCCTCGGACTACCACGGCACCGGCAAGCCCAACCGGCTGGGGGAGAACCTCATGCCTCCCGAGCTCCTGGAGCGGGTGGTCGACGAGGGGGCGCTGCCCCTGGTCAGGCCCTGA
- a CDS encoding lasso peptide biosynthesis B2 protein — MPYYLEESSRIKTRAATSVALALSFLPPFALEWCLQQIMCSAKPSTFNEVSSARASVCAVSKRCRGRGCLQRSIAVVIFCRLSGTTPSWKSGYRLDPFRAHAWVEVGGVPVGEPSDVTYYARVLEANPMLTQGRKC, encoded by the coding sequence ATACCATATTACTTAGAAGAATCTAGCAGGATTAAAACAAGAGCAGCTACTAGTGTCGCATTGGCGCTCAGTTTTCTCCCTCCGTTTGCCCTTGAGTGGTGTCTGCAACAAATAATGTGTTCGGCGAAACCGTCAACTTTCAATGAGGTAAGTTCGGCCCGAGCAAGCGTGTGCGCGGTGAGTAAGCGATGCAGAGGGAGGGGGTGTCTGCAGAGGTCGATCGCTGTAGTTATCTTCTGCAGACTATCAGGAACTACACCAAGCTGGAAGAGTGGTTACCGACTAGATCCGTTTCGCGCCCATGCGTGGGTGGAAGTAGGAGGAGTCCCGGTGGGTGAACCCAGCGATGTCACTTATTATGCTCGGGTACTGGAAGCAAATCCAATGCTGACTCAAGGTCGCAAGTGTTGA
- a CDS encoding ferritin-like fold-containing protein, which yields MTDTPSGSGTPGGTPGGAPGEVRDRTGVPSGVPGTSHRASGPSGRIQVGLHELSVVGVVAFSRTAACVRYAKDADRAPRMEPRVTLMRMSAQAVASFDRVVELAGAHGVEVYGAVERFMGLLGDLDERLRPLDWFERLAKTYLALGLLVDFGMALCDSLPEPLRSGLIDELAQDPVGTYASAELDSAIAGDPQLAARLGLWGRRVVGEEIGTLQRLLTQVPELLGDTGAEQMHAVLSQGAVSRMRGLGLRV from the coding sequence ATGACTGATACTCCGAGCGGGAGCGGGACGCCTGGTGGGACGCCTGGTGGGGCGCCGGGTGAGGTACGGGACAGGACCGGGGTACCGAGCGGGGTACCTGGAACCTCCCATCGGGCCTCCGGTCCGTCCGGTCGTATCCAGGTGGGTCTGCACGAGCTCAGTGTGGTCGGGGTCGTCGCCTTCTCGCGGACCGCCGCGTGCGTGCGCTACGCCAAGGACGCCGACAGGGCGCCTCGGATGGAGCCACGGGTGACGCTGATGCGGATGAGCGCCCAGGCGGTCGCGTCCTTCGATCGTGTCGTGGAGCTGGCTGGCGCCCACGGAGTGGAGGTCTACGGGGCCGTGGAGCGCTTTATGGGCCTGCTCGGGGACCTTGACGAGCGGCTACGGCCCCTGGACTGGTTCGAGCGGCTGGCCAAGACCTACCTCGCCCTGGGGCTGCTCGTGGACTTCGGCATGGCGCTGTGCGACTCCCTGCCCGAGCCCCTGCGCTCCGGCCTCATCGACGAGCTGGCCCAGGACCCGGTCGGGACCTACGCCTCCGCAGAGCTGGACTCCGCCATCGCGGGAGACCCGCAGCTGGCCGCAAGGTTGGGGCTGTGGGGGCGCCGGGTCGTGGGCGAGGAGATCGGCACCCTCCAACGCCTGTTGACCCAGGTCCCCGAGCTGCTGGGAGACACAGGGGCAGAGCAGATGCACGCGGTCCTGTCCCAGGGCGCCGTCTCCCGTATGAGGGGCCTGGGGCTACGGGTGTGA
- a CDS encoding DEAD/DEAH box helicase, translating into MEPLTAQAAAQVSAPATDTTAGVTETPGVTGIIETVGAHAPVLEESVPDVTDGEDTQAGTETAARRTFADLGVEPEICDALADKGITHPFPIQALTLPIALKGQDIIGQAKTGTGKTLGFGIPLLMDTLGPGEEGWDEDPASGSPQALVVLPTRELAKQVAEELTTAAARRTVRIIQVYGGRAYEPQIEAVEKGAEVVVGTPGRLIDLMDRRVLDLAHVTTVVLDEADEMLDLGFLPDVEKILSRTRADRHTMLFSATMPGAVVALARRYMTRPTHVRAQDPGDDGMTVQTVQQVVYRTHALNKVEVMARILQARGRGRTIVFARTKRTAARVAEDLASRGFATAALHGDLGQGAREQALRAFRKGKVDVLVATDVAARGIDVDDVTHVVNYQCPEDEKIYVHRIGRTGRAGGSGTAVTFVDWDDVPRWRLIAKALGLPVQEPVETYHTSDHLYTDLSVPREVTGRLPRDQRTLAGLDAEEIEDLGETGKRVREGRGDSRQRGRGGSRGHSDGRAGQDGRARRGRGRRSGQESSAHAAGRGGVGSRRAQDPRRPPRAEEDGPSSSAGSDGSTGSSGAERAQAAGTPRRRRTRRRTRGGRPAAER; encoded by the coding sequence GTGGAGCCCCTGACCGCCCAGGCCGCGGCCCAGGTCTCAGCACCCGCCACCGACACCACGGCCGGGGTCACCGAGACCCCCGGAGTCACCGGGATCATCGAGACGGTCGGCGCCCACGCGCCGGTCCTGGAGGAGTCCGTCCCGGACGTCACCGACGGCGAGGACACGCAGGCAGGCACGGAGACTGCGGCCCGCAGGACCTTTGCGGACCTGGGCGTCGAGCCTGAGATCTGCGACGCCCTGGCGGACAAGGGCATCACCCACCCCTTCCCGATCCAGGCCCTGACCCTGCCTATTGCCCTCAAGGGGCAGGACATCATCGGCCAGGCCAAGACCGGTACGGGCAAGACCCTCGGCTTCGGCATCCCGCTGCTCATGGATACCCTGGGCCCCGGTGAGGAGGGGTGGGACGAGGACCCGGCCTCGGGGTCTCCCCAGGCACTGGTCGTCCTGCCCACCCGTGAGCTGGCCAAGCAGGTGGCCGAGGAGCTGACCACCGCTGCCGCCAGGCGCACCGTGCGCATCATCCAGGTTTACGGCGGCCGCGCCTACGAGCCCCAGATCGAGGCCGTGGAGAAGGGGGCCGAGGTCGTGGTGGGCACACCGGGCCGACTCATCGACCTCATGGACCGCAGGGTGCTGGACCTGGCCCACGTCACCACTGTCGTCCTGGACGAGGCCGACGAGATGCTGGACCTGGGATTCCTGCCGGACGTGGAGAAGATCCTGTCTCGCACCCGGGCGGACCGCCACACCATGCTCTTCTCCGCCACGATGCCGGGGGCCGTGGTGGCCCTGGCCAGGCGGTACATGACCAGGCCCACCCACGTGCGTGCCCAGGACCCTGGTGACGACGGGATGACCGTCCAGACGGTCCAGCAGGTGGTCTACCGTACCCACGCCCTGAACAAGGTGGAGGTCATGGCCCGGATCCTCCAGGCCCGAGGGCGGGGCCGCACCATCGTCTTCGCCCGGACCAAGCGGACAGCCGCCCGCGTGGCCGAGGACCTGGCCTCACGCGGCTTCGCCACCGCCGCCCTCCACGGCGACCTGGGTCAGGGGGCGCGTGAGCAGGCGTTGCGAGCCTTCCGCAAGGGCAAGGTGGACGTGCTGGTGGCCACCGACGTGGCGGCACGCGGTATCGACGTCGACGACGTCACCCACGTGGTCAACTACCAGTGCCCTGAGGACGAGAAGATCTACGTCCACCGTATCGGGCGCACCGGGCGGGCCGGGGGCTCGGGCACCGCCGTGACCTTCGTCGACTGGGACGACGTGCCCCGCTGGCGCCTGATCGCCAAGGCGCTGGGCCTGCCGGTCCAGGAGCCCGTGGAGACCTACCACACCAGCGACCACCTCTACACCGACCTGTCCGTGCCCCGGGAGGTCACCGGCAGGCTGCCGCGCGACCAGCGCACCCTGGCCGGGCTGGACGCGGAGGAGATCGAGGACCTCGGCGAGACCGGGAAGCGGGTACGCGAGGGCAGGGGTGACAGCAGGCAGCGAGGCCGTGGGGGCTCTCGCGGCCACTCCGACGGCCGTGCGGGGCAGGACGGCCGGGCCCGGCGCGGCCGGGGACGCCGCAGCGGGCAGGAGAGCAGCGCGCACGCAGCAGGTCGTGGTGGCGTGGGTAGCAGGCGTGCCCAGGACCCGCGACGGCCGCCCCGGGCCGAGGAGGACGGCCCCAGCTCCTCGGCAGGCTCCGACGGGAGCACCGGAAGCTCAGGGGCCGAGCGTGCACAGGCAGCAGGGACGCCGCGCCGCAGGCGCACCCGTCGGCGCACACGCGGCGGCCGCCCTGCTGCCGAGCGCTGA
- a CDS encoding response regulator transcription factor — MSNTEIADTMYVTPTTARTYVSRLLTNLQVRDRAQLVVLAYENGVVDTRQN, encoded by the coding sequence ATGTCCAACACGGAGATTGCCGACACAATGTACGTCACACCGACGACGGCCCGCACATACGTGAGCCGACTCCTCACCAACCTCCAGGTCAGAGACCGTGCCCAACTAGTAGTGCTCGCATACGAGAACGGCGTGGTAGACACCCGACAGAACTAG
- a CDS encoding ATP-binding cassette domain-containing protein, translating into MLGFMTQNVVQFFDGYDCQRLSREWVREHLAYVEQGAPTISGSIRDNLLINCSDVRDSRLKELLEQFDLSAVVDRSPYGLDAEVGENGVLLSGGERQRLALARALLGDPELILLDEGTSSLDGASEQRVQELIDRSAGDRARIVVAHRLSTVVDADLIIVVADGNVVAQGTHEDLLASSSVYQSLARNQLLSNRGRERDAAERLM; encoded by the coding sequence TTGCTCGGTTTTATGACCCAGAATGTGGTACAATTTTTTGATGGATATGACTGCCAGAGGCTATCTCGTGAGTGGGTGCGAGAACATCTTGCATATGTCGAACAGGGGGCTCCAACTATTTCTGGCAGCATTAGAGATAATTTACTCATTAATTGTTCGGATGTTAGAGATTCCCGGCTCAAGGAGTTACTTGAGCAGTTTGACTTGTCGGCTGTTGTTGATAGATCTCCATACGGTCTTGATGCTGAAGTTGGCGAGAATGGTGTACTGCTTTCGGGGGGAGAGCGTCAACGCCTAGCCCTCGCTCGTGCGTTACTTGGTGATCCGGAGTTGATTCTGCTTGACGAAGGGACGTCGAGTCTGGATGGAGCTAGTGAGCAGCGTGTTCAGGAACTTATAGACCGTAGTGCCGGTGATCGCGCTCGCATCGTCGTGGCTCATCGCTTGTCTACCGTTGTAGACGCGGACCTAATTATCGTTGTTGCTGATGGTAACGTTGTGGCGCAGGGAACGCATGAGGACCTTTTGGCCTCGTCCTCCGTGTATCAAAGTCTAGCCCGTAATCAATTGCTGTCGAACCGTGGCCGTGAACGTGACGCTGCAGAGAGGTTGATGTGA
- a CDS encoding sensor histidine kinase, protein MTYDPFIIVGIALFTLAERSAGKLFPRLLTGSVVVVLLGLLTFTAEGNEEGIRSALLSGAVLMASWVLGARTRQVRQEAGARARSEERLHMAREVHDTLSQALGLIGMRAGVAAHVPALDEQRLREELRQIEETARSGTNELKTLLQRQRDNSPEATHGTDRDGTHRQSLEQRLSGVARMAEESGIAASVEVIGPVETLPEAVKATVHRVSREATANTIRHSSASSVAITVSFHDDGIQVCVSDNGIGNTSRLQEGNGITGMRERAALLSGTLTLTHRKGGGLTVIMNLPHPAGESGEAHNDIMQRPDSR, encoded by the coding sequence ATGACCTATGATCCCTTCATCATTGTCGGAATAGCCCTTTTTACCCTGGCCGAGCGCAGTGCCGGGAAACTGTTTCCCCGCCTTCTTACCGGAAGCGTCGTCGTGGTCCTACTGGGCCTGCTCACCTTCACCGCAGAAGGCAACGAGGAAGGTATCCGCAGCGCCCTGCTCAGCGGTGCAGTCCTCATGGCGTCATGGGTACTCGGCGCCCGGACACGGCAGGTACGCCAGGAGGCAGGCGCCCGCGCACGTTCCGAGGAGCGCCTGCACATGGCCAGAGAAGTACACGACACTCTCTCCCAGGCTCTGGGGCTCATTGGCATGCGCGCAGGCGTCGCCGCCCATGTACCGGCTCTTGACGAGCAGCGGCTGCGTGAGGAGCTGCGACAGATTGAGGAGACCGCCCGATCAGGTACCAACGAGCTGAAGACCCTCCTACAGCGTCAGCGAGACAACAGCCCCGAGGCCACCCACGGAACAGACCGGGATGGGACACATAGGCAATCGCTGGAACAGAGGCTCAGCGGCGTCGCCCGAATGGCGGAGGAGTCAGGAATAGCCGCCTCGGTAGAGGTCATAGGCCCAGTAGAGACGCTACCCGAAGCGGTAAAGGCCACGGTTCACAGAGTTAGTCGGGAAGCAACGGCAAACACAATACGACACTCCTCCGCCTCGTCCGTAGCAATAACAGTCAGCTTCCATGACGATGGCATCCAGGTATGCGTCTCGGACAACGGGATCGGAAACACGTCACGCCTCCAGGAGGGGAACGGAATAACCGGCATGCGGGAACGAGCCGCCCTGCTCTCAGGCACGCTCACGCTCACCCACCGCAAAGGTGGCGGGCTCACCGTCATCATGAACCTCCCGCACCCGGCCGGGGAAAGTGGAGAAGCACACAATGACATCATGCAGCGTCCTGATAGCCGATGA